The genome window TACATCTCCTCCAGATGGGTCAACGATGGAGTTTGTGGTGAATGAGATCTCCCTGGGGTTGGGAACAGCgtgctgggtggagggagggaagaggcgcTGCCGGGTCCGATGGTGCCCACACCTCTTCCCTCAGACTGCTGCGACGGGACGGACGAATACAACAGCGGGATCGTCTGTGAGAACACCTGCAAGTACGTAGGTgacacccccccatccccccccacccctccagaccTTGCCTTGCCCCACTGGGTGAATCAGGGTtccctctcttttctgtttttgtgtactGAGTGCTCACCCCGTGCCAGGTGCCTTGGGAATGCTCCATCAGCAATTTCCTCTCTGGCCTGGAAGCAGGTGCAGTTTGCCTAAGAACAGATGAGGAAGCTCAAGGTTAGAAAGGAGAATGACTTCCTCAGGGTCACATAGCTAGGAGATAGCAGAGCCGAGACTCGAACCCAGGTCGGTCTAACTTGAGACTGCATGCTTTTAActgctgtgctctgcagcaggacctGAAAACTGAAATGCCCACAGGTAGGTAATCTAAACAGCACAAGCAGGCTGAGTATAAGGCAGTAGGGAGTGGTGGGCTTGTGACATCTAAAGGCACAGCTGTCCTCCACTCCTGTGAGTTGAGGGCAGGTGGCAGGGCTGgatttgtttttcaaagaagCTGAGAGTCCCAATACTTCTGTAAACTCTTTTGATGGAAGGTCTTTGAAACAGAGAGTGGATTAAGCAGAACAGCTTACCGGCCAGATTGCCCTTAGTGTCTGGGGGGTCTGTGACTTCTGtgcttttctctcctccctctcttgggagccacctcccagccccacatcccAGCACCCCCCAGTCCCTCCCCTGACCCTGAGGGTGGACGAACCCTGCCCATTGTCCTTCCCCCCAAGGACAGGGATGAGGGACTCTGAGGCCAAGAgagcctggggaggtggggagaggagggtttGTTCTCCTGTCTTTGCCCACATAGAGGGTGTGAAGGCATGGGTGTTGAACCCTTTTGGAAGGAGCAGACCTGGTGGATGCTAAGTGCCCCCGACCCCATCGTGCCTATGTGTCCCTTCTCCCCAGAGAGAAGGGCCGTAAGGAGAGAGAGACTCTACAGCAGATGGCGGAGGTGACCCGCGAGGGGTTCCGCCTGAAAAAGATCCTAATTGAGGACTGGAAGAGGGCCCGAGAGGAGAAGCAGGTGAGGGGCCTGGTGGGGCTGACCCAGGACAACCTGGAGGTATAGGCTGAGGAGGCCGGCTGGGGTTGACGTCTGCTCCTGACTCGTGGTGTCCTGGGGCCAGTTACTGTCTCTCTGCGCCTTGATTCACTCGTTTGTCCACTTGGCGCTTAGTCGTCGCTTCAGCGGGTACCAAGTGGGTGGCAGCCAGTACAGGCATCGACCTGGGCCTTGGGTGCAGACTGAAGTGGGCTCAGAGGAGCTCTGCCGCCCCTAGGACAGGAGGGACACGTCTGCATTCCGGTCCCAGGGTTCTCTCATCTGTAAGTTAGGGTTAATGGCTATGTGACTTCCCAGTCTGGGGGAGGACTCGAGATGGGGGTCAGTCAGTCGCAGTCACGTTAGTTCAATAGGGTGGGTGCTGGGGGGGGCAGAAGAGGGTGTACCCCCAGGGGTGTGTCTCTCCCTCCCGTCTACCACCCTCTTGGCTGTTAGATGGGTCAGAGTCCTCAATACTCCTCCTGGGCTCTTGCCCGACCCACTGAGTAAGggctccagctctgtttctctgcCCTGGGCAGCTTCCAGGTttttctctcccacccccatggCCTGGCTAGAGAGGTACCTCCCGAATTTATGGGGCAGTGAATTCAGAGCCAGTGTGATACCTCCCGAGTTCAGAGGATGCTGGGGAGCCACATGGTGAGGTTGGCTCCGGGTGATCTTTGCCCTCCTGGGCAGGTGGGAGGATCCTGGCAGCAGACCAGGCTGAGGTCTTGGGAGGAAAGTGATCCCGTGTGGGCTTGGGCTAAGACCCTACAGCTTGGGACCCCCATCCCTAGGCTGGAGTCCACCCAGCACACACATTCGTTTTTGAAATAGCCACAGAAGCCCAGGATGCACTGGGCTCATGCATCATGGCTGGAAGCAAACGTGGAACTAGATGTGGAACTGCCTCAAGAGTGCATCAACTAGTGGGAGGGACCCACAGACAAAGTGATAGCCAGGGCTGAGGGGAGAAGGGATGTTCGGGGCTGTAAGGCATAGAGAAGACTCTTGCCCGGTCCCTCTGTTCCCCGAACCCGTCTTGGGGGTAGGAAgtagggaagacttcctggaggaggaggcttCCATCTAAACTTAAATCTGTTGGGTAATTCAGAGTTAGCCAGGCAGAGTGTTCCAGACAGAAGGAAAGCATGTGTGAAGAACTGGAGGCAGAGAGTGGGGCTCTGAATGTTGTCAGGGCAGTTGGATCTTAGAGTTTAAGATAGCAGTGGGGTGGATGGGGCTAGAGAGTTGGGCAGGGGCCTGGTCATGCAGGGCCTCGGGGGCTACATTGACGTCTTTGGGTTTCTCTCCAGTGGGCTGCAGGGAACCATAGCAAGggggagacccagagaggggTGTGTACTTTGAAAAGATCCTGTGGCCACCCTGTGAAATAGAGTCAGGGAGATGGCCGTCTGTGAGGAAGAGGGTGGAACAGGAAGAGAGCTGGCCCCTGTCTTCTGCCTACCCAGAAAAAGCTCACTGAGCTGCAGGCTGGAAAGAAGTCACTGGAGGACCAGGTGGAGTTGCTGCGGACACTGAAGGAAGAAGCTGAGAAGCCAGAGAAGGAGGCCAAGGACCAGCACCGGAAGCTGTGGGAAGGTACATCACTACGTCCCAGGGTGGCCGTGACTTGGCCTTGGCTCCTGGCTGGGAAGAGTCTGGGCCCAGGAGCCTCTTGCTGGTTATCTCTCGTCTGTggttttgctgattttttaaatcatggcACTTTAGTTCCCTGCGTGCCCAGTTATCTTTGACTGTGTGTTGGTTGCTGTGTTTAAAAGTCATCAGTAGGAGTAACTTGCAGTCTAGGATGAGAGGTTCCTCTCCAGAGAGGAGGGGCTTTGCTTCCTGCCATCTCTGAGCACTACCATTCAGGGATCCCTTGAATCCAAATTCAAGGCTGGAGATTGTTCCGGCCTCACAGGCCGTGTGAGCCGAGGTCTAAGCATAGGCTGGGTAATTTCTGGCCCAGCTTATCCCTGAGGGGAGCCCCGTGGGGTCACAGTtatgctggggggggggggcggttcaCCTTggactttgattttcatttctcttccctcaCAAGTTATCAAAATGGACATCCACATTTGCCAGGATTGGCAACATCCCTTAGGGTGAAAGCGGCTTCCATATTCTCTTACCTTCTTGATTTTCTCTTGGTCCTGGAAACTCCTACTGTCTTGGTTGGTTTTAAGATGATTTTCTTAGGCTTTGTCCAGCATTTCGTTGCTGTTGGTAGATTGTGTTGCCATTATGGGAAATCTGAAGCCTTGGCATTTGTTCTCAGTCTGCTCTGTGCAGGGGCACATGGTGGAAGGAGGATAGAAGGGAGAGGGGGGACAGAAACCCATTCCAGGCTAGTTAAAAGACCAAGCATCGCTGGGAGGATTTGGGGGTGCGGCTCCAGCTGGTCACCGGGCTGGTGACCAGGAACCGGCAGTCTTCTCTCTGAGGCCATTCTGTGATCTCATCCATCTCTTTGAGCATCTGCTGcgttctcccttcctttcctatcTCTGCTCTGATTTCTCGTAATCGgtaattcagtcattcatttaacaagcatTTGCTGTGTACCTGTCATGGGCCAGGTGCACCCCAGGTGCCAGCAATACAGGATTGAACAAGACAGAGAAAGCCCTCTGaccacggagggagggagggggtgccGGCAGAGGGAACAGGTGCAAAGGTTCCGAGGCAGCATCTTGTCTAGTTTTTAAGGAGCAGCGAGGAGGCCACGTGGGGGAGTGAGAGGAGACTCTCCCCTTTATTTACGTAACGTCAGCTGCTTTTGTGATACAGCTACAGAGCCGAGTGGTTGCCAACAGAGACCTCATGGGTTGCCAAACCTAAAATAGTTTAGCATCAGGCTCTTTACAGTAAAGTGTTCCGACCCCTGACAAAGACACTGATATTTTCTCCCACACTGATGATAGCTGGACCAGAGCACCCAGTGCTTGTTTCATAAGGATCATCGTGTCgctcctgcctcccttccctaTGAACTGCACCCACACGTagccctgtttcacagatgaggaagctgaggccttgCCCAGCTAGGTTGATGCCCAAATCTCTCTGATTGCAGACCCTGTCCCTTAACTGGAGGCTTGAGTCATCTGCCTGTTACGCCTGGCTCAGGGCCCAGCATTGCCCTGGCCTCCTGATGGCCTCCCTCCATCAGGCCAAGCCATTCTTCTGCCCAGCAGTCTTCCCGGCTCCCCAGTGCCTCGGGTGGGACAGCGTTTGGGCCACCACTGCCTGGTTATGGTGCCCCCTGCCTCGAGGAGTCGAGCACTTTTCCCTGCACTGCACCCTGTGCACTCACCACATTGGTCTGATTGCCTTTCCCCTGAAACTGCTGCCCTTTATTGCTCCCaggcctctgctccagccactccCACTGCAAATACAGAGGTGTCTAGTGGGCTCTAGGCCCCGTGCTCAGCAGCGACACATGAGGCCCCATCCTGCAGCCCTGCTCACCTTGAAATGGGAGCAGCAGATCAGTGAGTCTGTCCCACTGTGCCCCAAGCCCTCAGATGGCGCTGCCTCCACAGAGACTTTCCAGCTTCCTTCCTGAGATCAGCCCTTCTGATCACATGTGACAAAAACCCAACTTGAACCCACTTCATAAAAAGTGGAAGCTTTAGGCCCAGTGGGACCCTAGGCTCCCTGGATGGCAGGAGTCCTCCCTCCacctctgggctctgcctcctCCTCTGTGGGCTTCCTTCCCAGGCAGGCTCTGCCCTCCTGTGCCAGCACAACCACAGGCAGCACTAGGTTTATTTCCTTCTGGCTCAGCAGCCCCAGCCAGTAGAGAATACCACTTTCCCACAAGTCCCAACACAAATTCCAGGGCAAGCTCCTATTGGCTTGTCCCAGGTCCCGTGGCTGCCCATGAACCGATCCCTGGAGCCAGGAGGTGCAGCACAGGTTCTGATTGGTCAGGCCTGAGTGTCGGGTGGGTAGTTGCCCACAGGGAAATGGAGGAGGGGTAGTGTAAGCAGGTGGGGTTGTTTGCTGGAAAGGTAAAGCTGAGGGTTGGAATTACCCTCCTTTGCTGGGGTCTTATTGCTTCTACTATTCTCTGCCGTCTTGGGTTTTGGAGTGAGTAGGTGGTGACCAAGTCAGACCTGTCAAGGGCCAGCACAACAGGGGGTCACCCAGCTTGGACTTTTAAGGGTGGTATGAGTTCCAAGGCCAGATCATTGGAGgtggggtgtgtgagtgtgtgtgagagacgTGCGATGTGACTGGGGCCTTGAAAGAAGGCTGGGAGTTCCCTgctctatttcttcctagtttccATGTGATTTAAAATATCCCATCTGACTTCCATATTCTCTGTTAAAAAGATTTTTGGGGGTAACAATCCTGAAAGTAGTAAAGTAGAAAGGGAGAGAGTTTTCCTCCAGGTTAATCTCTACCAGGAGGCGTGAAACCttccagacctttttttttttttttttttttttttttgtggtatgagggcctttcactgttgtggcctctcccgttgcggagcacaggctccggatgcacaggctcagcggccatggctcacgggcccagccgctccacggcatgtgggatcctcccggaccagggcacgaacccgtgtcccctgcatcggcaggcggactctcaaccactgcgccaccagggaagccctttccggACCTTTCTTGTCCATCGCAGGCAGAGATGCAATTCTTCAGAGGGTAGTAACTCTGGGTGTCGACCCCAAAGCCACACTTCAAGTGCCCAGTGGCCACGTGTAGCTGGTGGCTGTCATTTTGGCCAGCAGATGTAGACCATGTCCATCTTtgtagaaagttctgttggacagcactggtcTACATGGTGTATGGGTGTTGTGCTATGTCTATGTGtacctcatttccttttttttcactcagacccttcacttttttttttattgtggtaaaatccACAAAATGTACAACTTACCATTTCAGCCAATTTGAagagtacagttcagtggcatcaagtacatGCACCATGTGCGCCCATCTCTGCTATCTAGTTCCAGAGCATTCTCGTCTCCCCAAAAGGGGACTTCCATGTCCATCAAGcagtccctccccatccccccggcccccagcccctggcaactactcatctgctttctgtttctatgggttTGCCagttctggacgtttcatatcAACAAAACCAGGCAGCGTGTGGCCTTTGTGACCGACTTCTTTCCCCGAACATCGTGTTGTCACGGGTCATCCACACTGTAGCCTTGTGTCTGGACCCTACTTCCTTTTAACAGTTGTGTCTATTCCGATGTATGACCCTGGCAGGATTTATTTAATCCAGGTGCCATTTTTTTCTATCAGGTTCGCAGTGCTGGTTTTCATCATTTGTAAACGCCTGTTGTGTATTAGGGTGTTGGCCCTTTGTGACCGAAGTTGCCGGTGTTTTCTTATCATTCATCTTTGGTGCCAGGTTCCTGATGTTTTCTTGCTGGGCCATGTTTTAGAAAGtgaattcagggacttccctggtggtccagtggttaaaactgcgcttccactgtagggggtcgtgggttcgatccctggttggggaactaagatcccgcatgccgcagagtggccaaaaaaaaaaagagaagaaaagaaagtgaatttactcttgtcttctctctgcttctgtttccACTGTTTTGCACCACGGCGAGCGTCCTTTTACACAAGGCTGGGCGTACTCATGCCCCGTTTCCCTTAGCCCGAGTTCTCAGCATGGAGTTGCCGACTCAGGTTCAGGGGTAACATGCCAGGGTTTGACCCAGATTCCCAGAGGGTGGTGGGGAtgagcacgggctctggaggCAGACGGCCCGGCTTGGGCCCCCGGCTGTGCCCCTCGCCAACTGGGTGACCATGGGCGGGTCCCTTCATCCACCTGAGCCTCAGGCCCTCGTCTGTGAGGACGGTGTCAGCGGAGTCTGCTGGGGTCTCGTGGGGTCTCCTGGGACACAGGCCGCTTGTCCTGATGGAGAGGGCTGAGCTTCCTAATGGAGCTGCCCCCGTGGCTGCTTTCCTGAACCCCACCTGAGCCGGCTAGTGATGAGACAGACAGGCGGAGGAGGGACCATCAGAGCAGATATGGGGCTAAGGCCCTGTGTCCACTGGCCACTCCCAGTTCCCTTTTTCCGCGCAGGtggcctctcccctctctcctgggcCCCCAGGACATCTCCCTCGCCTGgctgccccccaaccccagtctCCGTCCCCTGACCTTTTTCCTGCTTGGCCTCTTCCCGCGGGGGCCTCCCGGACATGGCAAACCTAGTGCGTGGTCCCCCGCCTGCCTCTCACAGCCACCGATCGTTCAGACCATCTGCAGAGCCCTCAGGATCTCCCCCCAATCTGGTGCTTCCTGTCTCCTTGGCCCCCTTGCCCCTGCACCGGCCAGCCCTTGTCATCTCCTTGCTCCCACCCCCATAGCGGCCTGACTCAGGGCCCCAGCACCCAGTGGAGGGCCCCCCTGGGGCGTTGGGGAGGGCAGATTTTGGGGTGGCGGGAGCTGTAGACGGTGCAGAGGATGATGGGCTGGTCCCTCCACAGAGCAGCTGGCCGCCTCCAAGGCCCAGCGAGAGCAGGAGCTGGCGACCAGTGCCTTCCAGGAGCTGGACGATGACATGGACGGGGCGTGAGTGTGTGGCATtgcctgccctgggctccctcctcccatccccgcCTTCAGAAACCAGCCAGAGCCCACCTCCTCGTCCTGGGGCCCCCAGGGCCCGAGCTGGTCCCAAGCCCTCTCTAAAGGAGCCTCTGCTTGCTCATGTATGAGATGGGTTTAGAGCAACCCCGGAGGAGGAGatgaggggaaccacctctcaAGGAGCTGGGCCCCTGAGGGGACTAGGGATCCCATTACTTTTCACAAGCCTACTCTGTGGCCTGGGACACTTTGGTGAAAGTCAGAATCCCCCCTGCGCCCCTGAACTTGCTGGCTGACCCCAGGCAAAGGGCTCGGTGGAGGGTGGGCTGTCGGGAACGAGGAGGCTGGGCAGCCCCCTGGTGGGAGGCTTCGGAGGGACCAAGGGGGCAGAATGGGCAGGGGCAGTCCACGCCCTGGTTGGCGATGGTGCGGGTGGAGGGACAGAATGTGGTGCTGGGGCCGTTGTGGGTATTGGGGCTTGGCTGCGGGGAGGGCGCCAGGCCAAGGGCAGTTTCGATGTGCTGGGCTCTAAGGGTGGAAGGACGTGGAAGCTGGGTCTTGGGGGACACAGGGTTGTCCAGGtatctcctcctcccacccctgtgTCCTTCCCTCCCTTGAGCCCCTCAGGGTTGTGGAGCCTCAGGAGAGGGTAGGAGGGTGGGGACTGGGTGGCTGCTtctcctggggggtgggggccagAGGGGTCCGAACCCCAGACTTCATCTTTTCTCAGCTTCCTgctgctctcccctccctgccccaaggTTCTGAAGCAAGTTCTCGGGGCGGCGGGGGGGCCTGGCagggggaggcaggcagctggccAGCAGCCAGTGGGCTCACCCCTCCATTGGCTTCTGCCTGTGCCCCTGCAGGGTCTCTGTGGCTGAGCTGCAGACCCACCCGGAGCTGGACACAGATGGGGACGGGGCATTATCAGAAGGGGAAGCCCAGGTACCCAACCGGCCCCTTCACTTGGGACTCCTGGAGGGGATTGCCCCAGGGGGACCTCAGGGCCAGGGGGCCCAAGACAGGCTGGCTGTGGGCTCCTCCCGTGGATGGTTCCCGGCTGGCCCCAggccagggctgctggggtgCCCACCGTGGCCGACGTGGCCAGGCCAGGGCCGCCACCCAGGGCCGCTTCTCCCTGCCCTTTGGGACCTGGTGGGGTCGCGCAGGTGCCCAGGGTGTCTGATAGGGACGGAGCCAGGTTCCGCACACGCGTGCCCCACCTGCTTCGCCTACCCCGCCAAGTGCACGTACCTGATTCACCTTCCTCACGGCTGGGCCTGTAGCTCTTTGTCTTTGCTGGTTTGGTCCCCCGTCCGTCGCTGTCCTGCTGGTCCCCACTGCGcccccctgcccctctgcctctgtctccggGGGCCTGGGCACCTCTGGTGCCCCTGcctctcagtttccctccctggTCTCTCCAGTCCCCACCCGACACCTCTCTGGCCCCGCTCCTTTCCCACAGGCCTGTGCTGCCCCCTTCTGGCTGCCGTGCCTCACCCAGCCTGGCCCCGGCCTGGCCACGGGAGGTCAGGGCGTGCTGTGCCTGGCACCACGGCCTGAggggccccccaccccctccgagagtgcctggggtgcagggagGCACATGGAGGTCCTGCTCCTGACACCACCCCAACATAACGCACACAGACCCTTCTCGGGGGAGACACGCAGACAGATGCCGCTTCCTTCTCTGACCGCATCTGGGCTGCCATCCGGGACAAGTACCGGTCCGAGGTCagtggggggagggaaagggatgtggtcctgccccccccgccccgcccctcgaTGCCTCACGAAGGAACGGCCTCCGTTTTCTGGCGCCGGGCCACCCTGGCCAGCTGGGCAACCCCACCCCCTCCACAGAGGCCTCCCCGCTCCCAGCTGactgtccctccctcccgccaGGCTCCTGGGACGGGCTAGAGACACGAGGCCTGGACCCaagccctgggggtgggaggtggagtcCCGAGTCCACAGCACCGACTGCTCCGCACGTCTGCCAGGCGCTGCCCACCGACCTGCCGTCGCCTCCTGCACCCGCCTTGACGGAGCCCAGGGAGGAGCAGCCCCCGGTGCCCTCACAGCCCGcagaggaggaggacgaggaagaagaggagacggaggaggaggagggcggggaggagggggaggaggaggattCCCAGGTGCCAGGGGAGCAGCCCAAGGTGTGTGTTCAGGGGAGAGGCGGGtgatgggggcagggtggggtcaCTCGCTGActctgtcccccccaccccccaggagaCCCCACCCCCAGTCGTGCCCCCCCAGACAGCCAGCCCCACAGAGGAGGACAAAATGCCGCCCTACGATGAGCAGACACAGGCCTTCATCAATGGTGAGGGTGGAGCCTGGGAGGGGTGAGTGCCTCCTCATCGCCTGCACCTGCAGGGGCCCAAGAAAGAGGCCTTACCTGCTCCCAGAGGCAGGCTGAGGCTGGCCCCGAGCAAGCCCAGGGGACTTCGGGTGGCCTGGAGGGGGCttctggggcctggggagggctaGCACCGCCTCCACCGGCCCCAGGGGCCCTCCTGCCTCCTCATGGGctgttgcttgtttgtttcacCTCTGGCAGGTGAGGAGCTGGCTGGGCCCCGGGAGCCCTGGCCCTGCTCCTGCGGGAGCTGAGAGCCCAGGCAGTGGGGTGGGGTCTGCCCTGGGGCTGGCGAGGCCCACAGAATCTTCGTGGGCCCAGTCCTCGTCCAGAGCAGGCCCGGGGGCTGGGGGAAGCCGGCGTGGCTGCGgcatccccttccctctcttcccggCTGGGAGTCGGGGCACCTCTGACCTCCTTCCCTACCCCCACCAGCTGCCCAGGAGGCCCGCAACAAGTTTGAAGAGGCCGAGCGGTCCCTGAAGGACGTGGAGGAGTCCATCAGGTATGGGTGGCTGTGTGGCCACGGTGCCGTCTGCACCGGCCCCACAGCTGCCTGCTGCTGGGCTCCCCAGGGGAGGTGGTGATGAGGAGTCGCCCGGGCGACCTCGGGCAAGGTGGCAGTGGCTCCTGCAGGGAGGGTCCCCAGGTGATGGGGAGCAGAGCCCAGCCCCCAAGAGGCCCTCTGCCACCGGAGCGGGCCTTCCTGTGCTGTCCTGAGTCGGCCTGCGGCGGCCCCAGCTGCCGCTTAAGCTCCCGGCCTCCCCTTTTAGGAACCTGGAGCAGGAGATTTCCTTTGATTTTGGTCCCAACGGCGAGTTTGCCTACCTGTACAGCCAGTGCTACGAGCTCACCACCAATGAGTGCGTCCCCCACGGACAGGCGGGGTGGGTGGGCTGGGAGGTCCTGGGCCTGAGCAAGGATGGGGGGAGTGAGGAGCGGAGCTTAGGAGCAGTCACTGGAGTTTGAGGTACTTGTGTGCCCCCTGCAGGGGGGGGATGTCATGTAGGTTGGGGCCCGGGTCTCCCCTACCCACGCACCCCATCCCGTGATAGGTACGTCTACCGGCTCTGCCCCTTCAAGCTCGTCTCGCAGAAACCCAAACTCGGTGGCTCCCCCACCAGCCTCGGGTGAGTGGGCTCAGCCTGGGCCCCCCTCTCAGCCCCTGGTCCCCCCGGCCGCCCGGCCGGCCCCGCTCAGCACCCCACTCTCCCGCAGCACCTGGGGCTCGTGGGCTGGCCCCGACCACGACAAGTTCAGCGCCATGAAGTATGAGCAGGGCACAGGCTGCTGGCAGGGTCCCAACCGCTCCACTACTGTGAGTGCCCGGTGGGTTGGGCCGGTACGGGGGACCCAGGCCCACCGAGCCTGCCTGAGCCCCGCCTGCCTGCCACCCGCCCCAGGTGCGCCTGCTGTGTGGGAAGGAGACAGTGGTGACTAGCACCACGGAGCCCAGCCGCTGCGAGTACCTCATGGAGCTGATGACACCGGCCGCCTGCCCAGAGCCACCACCGGAACCGCCTGCCTCAGGCAACCACGATGAGCTctagccctgccctgccccacccggCCTGGCccagaggtgggtggggaggtgagACCCCTACCGCCTCGGCTGGGGGATGCAGGGGGTGGTCTAGGTCGCATTGATGCTCCCCCCACCCATCTCCATCTGTGTCTCATTTGGTTTCTCTGCGGCCCCAGAACCTCAAGATGTGGAACCAGCCCCCAGCGGTGCTGCCCGCCTGCCCCTCAGTCTGTAGACCAAGGCTTGCCCCTCTGGGTCTCCTTGCCTTCCCCAGCGGGCAGGAACCGGGTGGGGCTCCATGCCCTGCTCTGGGGGCAGGCGGGGCAGAGCCACGGTCCCGGCCCCAGGTGCCTCTACAGGTGGAATAAAGGAGGCTGCCCTCCCTGGACCCCCGCCCTGGTGCCCCCCCTAACCCAACCCTGTCCCCCACCCAGGGCATCTGCCTCCCCTCCTGGCGCGGAAGAGTGACTTGACCTGTGACCTCCAAACAATAAACGTGATCTCCCCAACTCATCTGTCTGTCTTTGCTCGGGTGTGGAATCAGCCAGGGGTGCGAGAGGGCTAAGTGCAAGGGGAAGCAGCTCTGCAGATTCTGTGCGGGCCTCCTTCCCCATCAGGCTGGCACCACATTTGGGGGTCTCACCTGAGATGCCCCGTGGACAGCACAGCCTGGCGCCACTGGACAGACGGCCCCTGGGCCACTTCTGTCTGGGCTTCCACCTGGACTTGTCTCCCACCTGCTAATCACAAGAGTGCTGTGGGAAGGCCGAGAGGCTCCAGATGAGattcaggcccagagagggacagcAGCTTGCACTCAGCCACACAGCGGGGCTGTTGACACGTGTTCCAACACTCCCCGCACGCCGTTGTACACATATCTGAGGCCGTAAGATTCTGAACTTTTATTTTCTGGCATGAAAAGTACAAATAATTAAACAATTCCATGTAAAAGTCTGTTACCGCGGCCAGGCCTGTAATCCCGGTAATAAATAGTGTCTAAACTCAACGCAAAGTGTTCTTGTTGTTgggttttgggtttggttttttttttttgtcttttttttttttttaaacagttcttTATCACCTCCAACATGGACTCTGTCTTGATTTGAAACCATCCAAATAAATAACAGGATgaagggagggctggaggggctgAGCCCCTTCCCCAtgggccctgcccctgcctcccagggaTGTGGAAGAccccaggccccctcccctgGGGTGAGGGGCTGGCCTCCAGGAAGGGGGCCTGGCTGGCTGGGCTGAGttctgtgttttagaaaaagGAGTCCCCTCCCAGTCTTGGGGGTGGCAGGGGCTCAGGCCTCTGTGAGGGGGTATGGGGAGGTGCCCCCTCTCCAGAGCCCGGCCCCCCCCAGGGTGAGGGACAAACCCAGCCCTTATTGCTCACAGATGCCTCCGCCACGCTGCCCACGTGTGGACACGTGTCACCGCACGGAGTGCAGAGGGGAGAAAGCCCCAAGAAaacagagggagagggatggacccGCTGCGGGGCCTGCCCTGCTGGAGGGGAGCGGGGAGGTTGGGGAGGACTTAAAAACCACAAGAATAAATAGGTTTGTGTATCAAGAACAAGCTAGGGTTTCACCAGCTAAATAGGACTGAAAAAATTCTCAAGACGAGCAAAAATAATCCCATTAAGACCCCGGACGTCGCTGGCCGTGGGGACCGCCCTGCAGAGCACAGGTCCCCCAGGGCGCCGCTCGGCTACCATTActgttattaataattattattactttaatgaTTCCACTTccccttttataaataaattaggcATAACCACGTCTCGGCAAAacttaaagaaacaaagagaacatcGTGGTTCCTTTAAACTTGCAAACTGGATGAAGGAACAGAAATATACACAAATGTCCTTACAGGGCAACAAGGAGGATAAATAGTTAACATAGCAATAAGTT of Delphinus delphis chromosome 3, mDelDel1.2, whole genome shotgun sequence contains these proteins:
- the PRKCSH gene encoding glucosidase 2 subunit beta isoform X1; the encoded protein is MLLVLLLLLPMCWAVEVKRPRGVSLTNHHFYDESKPFTCLDGSASVPFDQVNDDYCDCKDGSDEPGTAACPNGSFHCTNTGYKPLYISSRWVNDGVCDCCDGTDEYNSGIVCENTCKEKGRKERETLQQMAEVTREGFRLKKILIEDWKRAREEKQKKLTELQAGKKSLEDQVELLRTLKEEAEKPEKEAKDQHRKLWEEQLAASKAQREQELATSAFQELDDDMDGAVSVAELQTHPELDTDGDGALSEGEAQTLLGGDTQTDAASFSDRIWAAIRDKYRSEALPTDLPSPPAPALTEPREEQPPVPSQPAEEEDEEEEETEEEEGGEEGEEEDSQVPGEQPKETPPPVVPPQTASPTEEDKMPPYDEQTQAFINAAQEARNKFEEAERSLKDVEESIRNLEQEISFDFGPNGEFAYLYSQCYELTTNEYVYRLCPFKLVSQKPKLGGSPTSLGTWGSWAGPDHDKFSAMKYEQGTGCWQGPNRSTTVRLLCGKETVVTSTTEPSRCEYLMELMTPAACPEPPPEPPASGNHDEL
- the PRKCSH gene encoding glucosidase 2 subunit beta isoform X2; this translates as MLLVLLLLLPMCWAVEVKRPRGVSLTNHHFYDESKPFTCLDGSASVPFDQVNDDYCDCKDGSDEPGTAACPNGSFHCTNTGYKPLYISSRWVNDGVCDCCDGTDEYNSGIVCENTCKEKGRKERETLQQMAEVTREGFRLKKILIEDWKRAREEKQKKLTELQAGKKSLEDQVELLRTLKEEAEKPEKEAKDQHRKLWEEQLAASKAQREQELATSAFQELDDDMDGAVSVAELQTHPELDTDGDGALSEGEAQTLLGGDTQTDAASFSDRIWAAIRDKYRSEALPTDLPSPPAPALTEPREEQPPVPSQPAEEEDEEEEETEEEEGGEEGEEEDSQETPPPVVPPQTASPTEEDKMPPYDEQTQAFINAAQEARNKFEEAERSLKDVEESIRNLEQEISFDFGPNGEFAYLYSQCYELTTNEYVYRLCPFKLVSQKPKLGGSPTSLGTWGSWAGPDHDKFSAMKYEQGTGCWQGPNRSTTVRLLCGKETVVTSTTEPSRCEYLMELMTPAACPEPPPEPPASGNHDEL